In a single window of the Arthrobacter sp. StoSoilA2 genome:
- the gmk gene encoding guanylate kinase: protein MSKKPGLTVLAGPTAVGKGTVSTYIRDNYPEVWLSVSATTRAARPGEKDGVHYFFKSAEEFDSLVADGELLEWAVVHGQNRYGTLRSTVNAAIAEGKSVLLEIDLQGARQVKAAVPDAKFVFLAPPSWEEMVRRLVGRGTESAEEQQRRLETAKLELAAEPEFDHTVINDDVRRAADELVSLMGLTPHER from the coding sequence GTGAGCAAGAAACCTGGACTGACTGTCCTTGCAGGCCCAACTGCTGTTGGCAAGGGAACCGTATCCACCTACATCAGGGACAACTATCCAGAGGTTTGGCTTTCCGTCTCCGCCACCACCCGCGCCGCGCGTCCAGGGGAGAAGGACGGGGTTCACTACTTCTTCAAGTCCGCCGAAGAGTTTGACTCCCTCGTGGCTGATGGCGAACTCCTGGAGTGGGCCGTGGTGCACGGCCAGAACCGGTACGGCACGCTCCGGAGCACCGTGAATGCTGCCATTGCGGAGGGGAAATCGGTGCTGCTCGAGATTGACCTTCAAGGTGCACGGCAGGTAAAGGCTGCTGTACCGGATGCCAAGTTCGTCTTCCTGGCACCGCCCAGTTGGGAAGAAATGGTGCGGCGGCTTGTGGGCCGCGGCACTGAATCTGCCGAGGAACAGCAGCGCAGGCTGGAAACCGCTAAACTGGAACTTGCTGCTGAACCGGAGTTTGACCACACCGTCATTAATGACGACGTTCGCCGGGCAGCGGACGAGCTTGTTTCACTCATGGGGCTAACCCCGCACGAGCGCTAA
- the mihF gene encoding integration host factor, actinobacterial type, translating into MGLKELTPQERSDALDKAAKARAVRAAAKERLKRGEVSIAELISSGTTDEAIARMRVVELLEALPGIGPVRAAGIMADIGIAASRRIRGLGIHQARALVDFMDTQQSV; encoded by the coding sequence GTGGGTCTGAAAGAGCTGACACCGCAGGAGCGTTCCGATGCTTTGGATAAGGCTGCAAAGGCGCGCGCTGTGAGGGCCGCAGCCAAAGAACGGCTCAAACGTGGTGAAGTGAGCATTGCTGAGCTGATCTCTTCAGGCACTACGGATGAAGCCATTGCGCGGATGCGGGTGGTGGAGCTCCTGGAGGCCCTCCCAGGCATAGGACCTGTACGTGCGGCCGGGATCATGGCGGACATAGGCATCGCCGCATCCCGGCGCATCAGGGGGTTGGGCATTCACCAGGCCCGGGCGCTGGTAGATTTTATGGATACCCAGCAAAGCGTTTGA
- the pyrF gene encoding orotidine-5'-phosphate decarboxylase: MPDIVGAHEAQDAQQPVRESFGSRLAAAMAARGPLCVGIDPHPQLLADWGLNDDVAGLERFSLSVVEAVASLAAAVKPQVALYERHGSAGMAVLERTLAAAVDADVLSIADAKRGDIGSTMAAYADAWLRDGSALAADSVTLSPYLGFESLRPALDLAAQNGRGVFVLALTSNPEGKSVQHVGGSNSVARGIVTAAAAENQRYAGVLGSVGLVVGATIGTALEDLDIDLGPVRGAILAPGLGAQGATPADLRSTFGAAYPTVLATSSRGILAAGPTSAALRAATQETLDGLRAE, translated from the coding sequence ATGCCTGACATTGTTGGTGCGCACGAGGCCCAGGATGCACAGCAGCCGGTCCGGGAGTCATTTGGCTCCCGGCTGGCTGCCGCAATGGCCGCCCGTGGCCCGCTGTGCGTTGGAATCGATCCCCATCCCCAGCTGTTGGCTGACTGGGGACTGAACGACGACGTCGCCGGGCTGGAGCGCTTTTCGCTCAGCGTTGTGGAGGCTGTGGCTTCCCTCGCTGCCGCGGTCAAGCCGCAAGTGGCGCTTTATGAGCGCCACGGCTCTGCGGGCATGGCTGTCCTGGAGCGGACGTTGGCCGCAGCTGTTGACGCGGATGTGCTGAGCATCGCCGATGCCAAGCGCGGTGACATCGGGTCCACCATGGCTGCCTACGCAGATGCGTGGCTGCGTGACGGCTCGGCCCTGGCTGCGGACTCAGTGACCCTGAGTCCCTACCTGGGCTTCGAATCCTTGCGTCCGGCGCTGGACCTTGCTGCGCAAAACGGCAGGGGAGTCTTTGTACTCGCCTTAACATCCAATCCGGAGGGAAAGTCTGTCCAGCACGTGGGCGGAAGCAATTCCGTCGCCCGCGGTATCGTCACTGCGGCCGCAGCCGAGAACCAGCGGTACGCGGGTGTCCTGGGTTCAGTGGGACTTGTTGTAGGCGCCACCATAGGTACGGCACTTGAGGATCTGGACATCGACCTCGGCCCGGTCCGCGGAGCTATCCTGGCGCCCGGGTTGGGGGCGCAGGGTGCTACACCCGCGGATCTCCGCTCGACCTTCGGCGCCGCCTATCCCACAGTGCTGGCTACGTCGAGCCGGGGCATCCTTGCCGCCGGTCCAACGAGCGCTGCGTTGCGGGCGGCTACCCAGGAAACGCTGGACGGCCTGCGGGCGGAATGA
- the carB gene encoding carbamoyl-phosphate synthase large subunit, which produces MPKRTDLKSVLVIGSGPIVIGQAAEFDYSGTQALRVLKEEGLRVILVNSNPATIMTDPEFADATYVEPITPEVVEKIIAKERPDAILPTLGGQTALNTAIALDKNGVLEKYNVELIGANIAAIELGEDREKFKGVVERCGAESARSHIIHTMEEAFAAAEDLGYPMVVRPSFTMGGLGSGLAYNEDDLRRIVGQGLQYSPTTEVLLEESILGWKEYELEMMRDKNDNVVVVCSIENFDPVGVHTGDSITVAPALTLTDREYQKLRDVSIAVIREVGVDTGGCNIQFAIDPATGRVVVIEMNPRVSRSSALASKATGFAIAKIATKLSLGYTLDEIPNDITQKTPASFEPTLDYVVVKVPRFAFEKFPAADNTLTTTMKSVGEAMAMGRNFTEALQKALRSLEQKGSQLDFSSVPEYEVAELIEKAKRPTTDRLHQVQRALLGGATVEDLFEATKIDPWFLDQLQLLNETAQEIRKAGVLTEEMLRNAKRHGFSDEQIGALTHNNEAVVRGVRQALGIRPVYKTVDTCAAEFAAYTPYHYSSYDEEDEVGLHAKPSVIILGSGPNRIGQGIEFDYSCVHASMALRKAGYETVMVNCNPETVSTDYDVSTRLYFEPLTLEDVLEVIAAEERTGGVMGVFVQLGGQTPLKLAQQLADAGVPILGTSPEAIDLAEHRGAFARVLDEAGLTSPKNGTAVSFEDAKKIADEIGYPVLVRPSYVLGGRGMEIVYDEANLSRYIANATEITPDHPVLIDRFLEDAVEIDVDALFDGTDMYLGGIMEHIEEAGIHSGDSACVLPPITLGNNVIERVRTATRAIAEGVGVRGLINIQFALASDVLYVLEANPRASRTVPFVSKATGVQMAKAAALIGTGVTINQLRSAYKMLPETGDGSTLPLDAPVAVKEAVLPFSRFRTPEGKVVDSLLGPEMRSTGEVMGIDKHFDTAFAKSQAAANNALPTEGKIFVSVANRDKRSVIMGVKRLSDLGFEIVSTGGTADVLRRNGIQATPVRKVAEGSSAEGEGTIADLVIAGEIDMVFNTPSGGEARSDGYELRAAATSIGIPCITTVAEFNAAVQAIEALRTYEWSVTSLQEHAANLSESQAAVNA; this is translated from the coding sequence ATGCCAAAGCGTACAGATCTCAAGAGCGTCCTTGTCATCGGTTCCGGCCCCATCGTCATCGGCCAGGCAGCCGAGTTCGACTACTCCGGGACCCAGGCTCTCCGCGTCCTCAAGGAGGAAGGCCTCCGGGTCATCCTCGTAAACTCCAACCCCGCCACGATCATGACGGATCCCGAGTTCGCCGACGCCACTTACGTCGAGCCCATCACGCCCGAGGTTGTTGAGAAGATCATCGCCAAGGAGCGTCCGGACGCCATCCTGCCCACCCTGGGTGGCCAGACGGCCCTGAATACTGCCATCGCGTTGGACAAGAACGGTGTGCTGGAGAAGTACAACGTGGAACTCATTGGCGCAAACATTGCAGCCATTGAGCTCGGGGAAGACCGCGAGAAGTTCAAGGGCGTTGTTGAGCGTTGTGGCGCGGAGTCCGCACGCAGCCACATCATCCACACCATGGAAGAGGCCTTCGCTGCTGCTGAGGACCTCGGCTATCCCATGGTGGTCCGGCCGTCCTTCACCATGGGCGGTTTGGGCTCAGGCCTGGCTTACAACGAGGACGACCTCCGCCGCATCGTCGGCCAGGGCCTCCAGTACAGCCCTACCACGGAGGTCCTGCTCGAAGAGAGCATTCTCGGTTGGAAGGAATACGAGCTTGAGATGATGCGCGACAAGAACGACAACGTCGTTGTTGTTTGCTCCATCGAAAACTTCGATCCCGTGGGCGTCCACACAGGTGACTCCATCACGGTTGCGCCGGCACTGACCCTCACGGACCGCGAGTACCAAAAGCTTCGGGACGTCTCCATCGCCGTTATCCGCGAAGTGGGCGTTGACACCGGTGGCTGCAACATCCAGTTCGCTATCGACCCCGCCACTGGCCGCGTAGTGGTTATCGAGATGAACCCGCGCGTATCCCGTTCCTCCGCGTTGGCTTCCAAGGCAACCGGCTTCGCCATTGCCAAGATCGCCACCAAGCTCTCCCTTGGTTACACCCTGGATGAGATCCCGAACGACATCACGCAGAAGACGCCGGCGTCGTTCGAGCCCACCTTGGACTACGTTGTGGTCAAGGTTCCGCGTTTCGCTTTCGAGAAGTTCCCGGCAGCCGACAACACGCTGACCACCACCATGAAGTCTGTTGGCGAAGCCATGGCCATGGGCCGCAACTTCACCGAAGCCCTGCAGAAGGCCCTTCGCTCACTGGAGCAGAAGGGCTCGCAGCTGGACTTCAGCTCCGTGCCGGAGTATGAGGTTGCCGAGCTCATCGAGAAGGCCAAGCGTCCTACGACGGACCGCCTGCACCAGGTGCAGCGCGCCCTGCTGGGTGGCGCCACGGTGGAGGACCTCTTCGAAGCCACCAAGATCGATCCTTGGTTCCTGGACCAGCTGCAGCTCCTGAACGAGACCGCGCAGGAGATCCGAAAGGCCGGCGTCCTCACAGAGGAAATGCTGCGCAACGCCAAGCGCCACGGCTTCTCCGATGAGCAGATCGGTGCGTTGACGCACAACAATGAGGCAGTGGTCCGCGGCGTCCGCCAGGCCTTGGGTATTCGTCCGGTCTACAAGACGGTGGACACCTGTGCCGCTGAGTTTGCCGCATACACCCCGTACCACTACTCGTCCTACGACGAAGAAGATGAAGTGGGCCTGCACGCCAAGCCCTCCGTCATCATCCTTGGCTCAGGGCCCAACCGCATTGGCCAGGGCATTGAGTTCGACTACTCCTGCGTCCACGCCTCCATGGCGCTGCGCAAGGCCGGCTACGAGACCGTCATGGTCAACTGCAACCCCGAGACTGTCTCCACGGACTACGACGTCTCCACGCGCCTCTACTTCGAGCCGCTGACCCTTGAGGACGTCCTCGAGGTCATCGCCGCTGAGGAGCGCACCGGTGGCGTCATGGGTGTCTTCGTCCAGCTCGGTGGCCAGACACCCCTGAAGCTCGCACAGCAGCTTGCCGACGCCGGCGTGCCCATCCTGGGCACCTCGCCTGAGGCAATTGACCTCGCAGAGCACCGGGGCGCCTTCGCCCGCGTCCTGGACGAGGCCGGCCTGACCTCCCCGAAGAACGGAACCGCCGTTTCCTTCGAGGATGCCAAGAAGATCGCCGACGAGATCGGCTATCCCGTGCTCGTCCGTCCGTCCTATGTCCTGGGCGGTCGCGGCATGGAAATCGTCTACGACGAAGCCAACCTTTCCCGGTACATCGCCAATGCCACGGAAATCACGCCGGATCACCCCGTCCTGATTGACCGCTTCCTGGAAGACGCGGTCGAAATCGACGTCGACGCCCTCTTCGATGGCACCGACATGTACCTGGGCGGCATCATGGAGCACATCGAAGAGGCGGGTATCCACTCCGGAGACTCCGCTTGTGTCCTTCCTCCGATCACGCTCGGCAACAACGTGATCGAGCGCGTTCGCACCGCAACGCGTGCCATTGCCGAGGGTGTGGGCGTCCGTGGCCTCATCAACATCCAGTTCGCCCTGGCCTCGGACGTCCTGTACGTCCTTGAAGCCAACCCGCGTGCTTCGCGGACTGTGCCCTTCGTTTCCAAGGCAACCGGGGTGCAGATGGCCAAGGCTGCTGCCCTCATCGGTACTGGCGTCACCATCAACCAGCTGCGCAGTGCCTACAAGATGCTGCCGGAAACCGGTGACGGTTCCACGTTGCCCCTGGACGCACCGGTCGCTGTCAAGGAAGCTGTCCTGCCGTTCAGCCGCTTCCGTACGCCCGAGGGCAAGGTTGTCGACTCCCTGCTCGGCCCGGAAATGCGGTCCACGGGTGAAGTGATGGGCATCGACAAGCACTTCGATACCGCCTTCGCCAAGAGCCAGGCCGCCGCAAACAACGCGCTGCCCACCGAAGGCAAGATCTTCGTTTCCGTGGCCAACCGCGACAAGCGCTCGGTGATTATGGGCGTCAAGCGCCTCTCGGACCTCGGCTTCGAGATCGTCTCCACGGGTGGTACGGCTGACGTCCTGCGCCGCAACGGCATCCAGGCGACTCCGGTCCGCAAGGTGGCCGAGGGCAGCAGCGCCGAGGGTGAAGGTACCATCGCGGACCTCGTCATTGCCGGCGAGATCGACATGGTCTTCAACACCCCGTCCGGCGGGGAAGCCCGCAGTGACGGCTACGAGCTCAGGGCAGCGGCTACATCCATCGGCATTCCGTGCATCACCACCGTGGCTGAGTTCAACGCGGCCGTACAGGCAATCGAGGCACTGCGCACCTATGAATGGTCGGTCACCAGCCTTCAGGAGCACGCAGCCAACCTCAGCGAATCCCAGGCCGCTGTCAATGCCTGA
- the carA gene encoding glutamine-hydrolyzing carbamoyl-phosphate synthase small subunit yields the protein MPIVESNKVTDSKAATTPTPSAAVLVLEDGRMFRGRSYGAQGTALGEAVFATGMTGYQETITDPSYARQLVVQTAPHIGNTGVNSEDAESRRIWVAGYIVRDAARRPSNWRSERSLDDELLEQGIVGIQGVDTRAITRHLREHKTMRAGIFSGEAAQASDKELLNAVLASAPMEGAALAEEVSIDEAYVVEPKDHGWEGEPRFSIAAVDLGIKAMTPVRFAERGVRVHVLPATSTLEDVNAVNPDGFFMSNGPGDPATADHQVSLLRSVLDEKLPYFGICFGNQILGRALGFGTYKLRYGHRGINQPVMDRRTGKVEITSQNHGFAVDAPLNGATVAPEERFGRVEVSHVSLNDDVVEGLACLDIPAFSVQYHPEAAAGPHDAAYLFDRFIDLMADTKSKATDANSTESKTEDKK from the coding sequence ATGCCGATAGTGGAAAGTAATAAAGTGACGGACAGTAAAGCAGCCACCACACCCACCCCCTCAGCAGCAGTACTGGTGCTCGAAGACGGCCGCATGTTCCGCGGCCGTAGCTACGGCGCCCAGGGAACGGCCCTCGGTGAGGCCGTCTTCGCCACCGGAATGACCGGCTACCAGGAGACCATCACCGATCCCTCCTACGCCCGCCAGCTCGTGGTGCAGACTGCACCCCACATCGGCAACACGGGCGTCAACAGCGAAGACGCTGAGTCCCGCCGCATCTGGGTGGCCGGCTACATTGTGCGCGATGCCGCCCGCCGCCCCTCCAACTGGCGCTCGGAACGCAGCCTCGATGATGAACTCCTCGAGCAAGGCATCGTGGGCATCCAGGGCGTCGATACGCGTGCCATCACCCGCCACCTCCGCGAGCACAAGACCATGCGCGCAGGCATCTTCTCGGGTGAGGCCGCACAGGCATCGGACAAGGAGCTCCTGAACGCCGTGCTGGCAAGCGCCCCCATGGAAGGCGCAGCGCTGGCTGAAGAGGTCTCCATTGACGAGGCTTACGTCGTGGAACCCAAGGACCACGGCTGGGAAGGCGAGCCCAGGTTCTCCATTGCCGCCGTCGACCTCGGCATCAAGGCCATGACCCCGGTCCGCTTCGCCGAACGCGGCGTGCGCGTGCATGTCCTTCCGGCGACGTCCACCCTGGAAGACGTCAACGCGGTCAACCCGGACGGCTTCTTCATGTCCAACGGACCTGGCGACCCCGCCACGGCGGACCACCAGGTTTCCTTGCTGCGCTCGGTGCTGGACGAGAAACTCCCGTACTTCGGCATCTGCTTCGGCAACCAGATCCTGGGACGCGCCCTGGGCTTCGGCACCTACAAGCTCCGGTACGGCCACCGTGGCATCAACCAGCCGGTGATGGACCGCCGTACCGGAAAGGTTGAAATCACCTCGCAGAACCACGGCTTCGCCGTTGACGCGCCGTTGAACGGTGCCACTGTGGCACCGGAAGAGCGCTTCGGCCGCGTCGAAGTCAGCCACGTCTCCTTGAATGACGATGTCGTTGAAGGCCTTGCCTGCCTGGACATCCCGGCGTTCTCGGTCCAGTACCACCCTGAAGCCGCGGCTGGCCCGCACGATGCTGCCTACCTGTTCGACCGCTTTATCGACCTCATGGCCGATACCAAGTCCAAGGCCACAGACGCCAACTCCACCGAATCCAAGACTGAGGACAAGAAGTAA
- a CDS encoding dihydroorotase has protein sequence MAENTYLIRGAAILGGEAEDLLIRDGVIAARGKDLHDDDATVIDGKGLIALPGMVDVHTHLREPGREDAETVETGTRAAALGGFTAVHAMANSNPVADTAGVVEQVHSLGRASGWVDVRPVGAVTVGLAGEQLAELGAMADSRAQVRMFSDDGICVHDPVLMRRALEYVKAFDGVVAQHAQEPRLTAGAQMNEGAVSAVLGLAGWPAVAEESIIARDVLLAQHVGSRLHVCHVSTAGSVEIVRWAKARGINVTAEVTPHHLLLTDELVRSYDPVYKVNPPLRTDADVQALREGLADGTIDVVGTDHAPHPSEHKECEWAQAAMGMTGLETALSVVQETMIETGLMTWADFARVTSFTPAVIGRVADQGRPLEEGEPANVILVDPAARWTVDPHKMATMGRNSPFKGKELPGSVVATFFKGHPTVLNGKLNTPYRYAGNYPTPDAAGAVSGS, from the coding sequence ATGGCCGAGAACACGTACCTGATCCGCGGGGCCGCCATTCTCGGCGGCGAAGCTGAAGACCTGCTGATCCGCGATGGCGTGATCGCAGCCAGGGGCAAGGATCTCCACGACGACGACGCCACAGTGATCGACGGCAAGGGCCTCATTGCCCTGCCTGGCATGGTGGACGTCCACACGCACCTGCGCGAACCCGGCCGCGAAGATGCTGAAACGGTCGAGACCGGCACTCGTGCCGCAGCCCTGGGTGGCTTCACGGCCGTCCACGCCATGGCCAACAGCAACCCCGTTGCTGACACGGCAGGCGTCGTCGAACAGGTCCACAGCCTCGGCCGCGCGTCGGGCTGGGTGGACGTACGACCCGTTGGCGCTGTCACGGTGGGCCTGGCCGGTGAACAACTTGCGGAACTGGGTGCCATGGCGGATTCCCGCGCCCAGGTGCGGATGTTCTCCGACGACGGCATCTGCGTGCACGATCCCGTGCTGATGCGCCGCGCGCTGGAGTACGTCAAAGCGTTCGACGGCGTGGTGGCCCAGCACGCGCAGGAACCCCGCCTTACCGCCGGGGCACAGATGAACGAAGGCGCCGTCTCGGCGGTGCTGGGTCTTGCCGGTTGGCCTGCGGTGGCAGAGGAAAGCATCATCGCCCGCGACGTCCTGCTCGCGCAGCATGTGGGTTCCCGCCTCCACGTCTGCCACGTCTCCACCGCCGGATCCGTTGAAATCGTCCGCTGGGCCAAAGCCCGGGGGATCAACGTCACAGCCGAGGTCACGCCCCACCACCTGCTCCTCACTGACGAACTGGTCCGCAGCTACGATCCCGTGTATAAGGTCAACCCGCCGCTGCGTACGGATGCCGACGTCCAGGCGCTCCGCGAAGGCCTCGCCGACGGCACGATCGACGTTGTGGGCACGGACCACGCACCGCACCCCAGCGAGCACAAGGAATGCGAGTGGGCGCAGGCGGCCATGGGCATGACCGGCCTGGAAACGGCACTGTCCGTGGTTCAGGAAACCATGATCGAAACCGGACTCATGACGTGGGCAGACTTCGCCCGGGTCACCTCCTTCACCCCGGCAGTTATTGGCCGCGTAGCGGACCAGGGCCGGCCGTTGGAGGAAGGCGAGCCCGCCAACGTCATCCTGGTGGACCCGGCTGCGCGCTGGACGGTTGACCCCCATAAAATGGCCACCATGGGCCGCAATTCACCGTTCAAGGGCAAAGAGCTGCCCGGATCCGTGGTCGCAACCTTCTTCAAGGGCCACCCCACGGTTCTCAACGGCAAGCTCAACACTCCGTACAGGTACGCCGGAAACTACCCAACCCCGGATGCCGCCGGGGCAGTCAGCGGTAGCTGA
- a CDS encoding aspartate carbamoyltransferase catalytic subunit: MKHLLSTENLSAVDAIRVLDTAEEMSAVGDREVKKLPALRGRTVVNLFFEDSTRTRISFEAAAKRLSADVINFAAKGSSVSKGESLKDTAQTLAAMGADAVVIRHWASGAPHRLAATDWIDAAVINAGDGTHEHPTQALLDAFTMRRHWSRLNRTKSTGADLRGMRVAIVGDVLHSRVARSNVWLLRTLGAEVTLVAPPTLLPIGVEHWPCKVSYNLDETLEAGVDAMMMLRVQGERMHASFFPSTREYSRRWGFDDARLRALDDLGMKDTIIMHPGPMNRGLEISSAAADSPRSTVLAQVRNGVSVRMAALYLLLSGDSREAATATAATTHAVSQSTKESN, from the coding sequence GTGAAGCACCTCCTCTCCACTGAGAACCTCAGCGCTGTGGACGCCATCCGCGTTCTGGACACCGCCGAAGAAATGTCGGCCGTGGGCGACCGCGAGGTCAAGAAGCTCCCTGCCCTCCGTGGCCGCACGGTAGTGAACCTCTTCTTCGAGGACTCCACCCGTACCCGGATCTCCTTCGAAGCCGCAGCAAAGCGGCTTTCAGCCGATGTCATCAACTTCGCGGCCAAGGGTTCCTCCGTGTCCAAGGGCGAGTCCCTCAAAGACACAGCCCAGACCCTGGCCGCCATGGGCGCGGATGCGGTGGTCATCCGTCATTGGGCTTCCGGCGCTCCGCACCGGCTTGCTGCAACGGACTGGATCGACGCCGCAGTGATCAACGCAGGCGATGGCACCCACGAACACCCCACGCAGGCGCTGTTGGACGCGTTCACCATGCGCCGGCACTGGTCCCGGCTCAACAGGACGAAATCCACCGGGGCGGACCTTCGAGGCATGCGTGTCGCGATCGTCGGAGATGTCCTGCATTCCCGCGTGGCCCGGTCGAACGTCTGGTTGTTGCGCACCCTGGGTGCCGAGGTCACGTTGGTTGCGCCACCCACACTGCTGCCGATCGGCGTCGAGCACTGGCCCTGCAAGGTCAGCTACAACCTGGACGAAACGCTCGAAGCGGGCGTCGACGCGATGATGATGCTGCGCGTCCAGGGTGAGCGCATGCATGCCTCGTTCTTCCCCTCGACCCGTGAGTACTCACGGCGCTGGGGTTTCGACGATGCCCGGCTTCGGGCACTGGATGATCTTGGCATGAAAGACACCATCATCATGCACCCCGGCCCCATGAACCGTGGCCTGGAAATTTCCTCGGCCGCCGCCGATTCGCCCCGCTCAACAGTGCTTGCACAGGTGCGGAACGGTGTTTCAGTGCGCATGGCCGCCCTTTACCTGCTGCTCTCCGGGGATTCCCGCGAAGCAGCTACCGCAACGGCAGCGACCACCCATGCCGTAAGCCAGTCCACCAAGGAGAGCAACTGA
- the pyrR gene encoding bifunctional pyr operon transcriptional regulator/uracil phosphoribosyltransferase PyrR yields the protein MTEVTSAQVPSRVVLNQADIDRALTRIAHEILEANKGSQDLVLLGIPSRGYPLAVRLANKIAAADPGVNAETIVGQLDVTMFRDDLSHQPTRPPHHTRLPLSGIDNKVVVLIDDVLYSGRTIRAALDALVDLGRPRIVRLAVLVDRGHRELPIRADHVGKNLPTSSAEKVRVHLEEIDSVDGVPVNEVVIEAGK from the coding sequence ATGACTGAAGTCACTTCAGCGCAGGTACCGTCGCGGGTTGTTCTCAACCAAGCGGACATTGATCGCGCGCTGACTCGTATCGCCCATGAGATCCTCGAAGCCAACAAGGGTTCCCAGGATCTGGTTCTCTTGGGCATTCCCAGCCGCGGTTATCCCTTGGCCGTGCGGCTCGCCAACAAAATCGCTGCGGCTGACCCCGGCGTCAACGCGGAAACGATCGTCGGGCAACTGGACGTCACCATGTTCCGTGACGATCTTTCACACCAGCCCACCAGGCCGCCCCACCACACACGCCTGCCACTGTCCGGTATCGACAACAAAGTTGTTGTCCTCATTGACGACGTCCTGTATTCCGGCCGCACCATCAGGGCAGCACTTGATGCCCTGGTGGACCTTGGCCGTCCCAGGATTGTCCGCCTGGCAGTCCTGGTAGACAGGGGCCATCGTGAGCTTCCCATCCGCGCCGACCATGTAGGCAAGAACCTGCCCACTTCTTCCGCAGAAAAGGTCCGCGTCCACCTCGAGGAAATCGACTCGGTGGACGGCGTTCCAGTCAATGAAGTAGTAATCGAGGCGGGCAAGTGA
- a CDS encoding PrsW family intramembrane metalloprotease, giving the protein MSSDHPGHPGGHQPYPRPYLEPGANPTWIGHVQPGNYQPAPGNPGSLPQQAWPAPPAPRARRSPGTLPLLLAGAILVFGSLLLVVPFLLGNTGIAGFVIGFIASLIPLSVVLLTVRLIDRWEPEPNRLLWFAFTWGAAVSIAGTLLIQPLFALAAPTTSEEAFTYFMATVQAPIVEEFTKSLGLLLLILGARKYFDGPVDGVVFTFTIAAGFAFTENILYFGREIASSSEPGTDLVRIFILRGVMSPFAHAIFTGTTGLIMGFAARRWHSGYAVLAFAIGLLPAMFLHNRWNSMGQDFLLDYFVVQVPIFLVAALGIIFLRIAEGKLTRQRLLEYARAGWFTPAEVEMLATSQGRRQAVRWAASRGRAAQMRAFIKGATALAFTRQRILSGRDVPVHQRDELEHLRGIPALRAAVLN; this is encoded by the coding sequence ATGAGCAGCGACCATCCTGGGCACCCTGGCGGGCATCAACCCTACCCGCGGCCCTATCTGGAACCGGGAGCCAATCCCACATGGATCGGACACGTACAGCCCGGAAACTACCAACCAGCGCCCGGCAACCCCGGCAGCCTTCCCCAGCAGGCCTGGCCGGCTCCACCGGCACCCCGGGCACGCCGGTCGCCGGGTACACTCCCCCTGCTCCTGGCGGGCGCCATATTGGTCTTCGGCAGCCTTCTCCTGGTGGTTCCCTTCCTTCTGGGCAATACAGGAATCGCAGGCTTCGTGATCGGGTTCATCGCCTCCCTGATCCCGTTGTCGGTGGTACTGCTGACCGTGCGGCTCATTGACCGTTGGGAGCCCGAACCAAACAGGCTGCTCTGGTTCGCTTTCACATGGGGAGCCGCAGTCTCAATCGCCGGAACATTGTTGATCCAGCCCCTCTTCGCCTTGGCAGCTCCCACCACCAGCGAAGAAGCATTCACTTATTTCATGGCCACGGTCCAGGCTCCCATCGTGGAGGAATTCACCAAATCGCTTGGCCTGTTGCTTCTGATCCTTGGAGCCCGGAAGTATTTCGATGGTCCCGTGGATGGTGTGGTCTTTACTTTTACCATCGCGGCCGGCTTTGCCTTCACCGAGAACATCCTCTACTTCGGCCGTGAGATCGCCTCCTCATCGGAGCCCGGCACGGACCTTGTCCGGATCTTCATCCTTCGCGGGGTCATGTCACCCTTCGCCCACGCCATTTTCACGGGGACAACCGGCCTGATTATGGGATTCGCCGCCCGTCGATGGCATTCCGGCTATGCAGTACTCGCCTTCGCCATCGGACTCCTGCCGGCCATGTTCCTGCATAACCGGTGGAACAGCATGGGCCAGGACTTCCTGCTGGACTACTTCGTGGTGCAGGTGCCGATCTTCCTGGTCGCGGCCCTGGGCATCATTTTCCTGCGCATTGCCGAAGGCAAACTCACGCGGCAGCGGCTTCTCGAATATGCCAGGGCCGGATGGTTCACCCCGGCCGAAGTTGAAATGCTGGCGACCTCCCAAGGAAGGCGGCAGGCGGTTCGCTGGGCAGCCTCGCGTGGTCGTGCCGCGCAGATGCGGGCGTTCATCAAGGGCGCCACGGCCTTGGCGTTCACGCGCCAACGCATCCTCAGCGGCCGTGACGTGCCCGTTCATCAGCGGGACGAACTTGAGCATCTTCGCGGGATTCCGGCGCTCCGGGCGGCAGTGCTGAACTGA